The Paracoccus sp. TOH sequence ATCATCACCACCTTCCTGAACATGCGCGCCCCCGGCATGACGCTGTTCAAGGTGCCGCTGTTCGCCTGGTCGGTCTTCATCACCGCCTGGCTGATCCTGCTGTCGCTGCCGGTGCTGGCGGGCGCGATCACCATGCTGCTGATGGACCGCAACTTCGGCACCCACTTCTTCGACCCGGCCGGCGGCGGCGACCCGGTGCTTTACCAGCACATCCTGTGGTTCTTCGGCCACCCCGAGGTCTATATCATCATCCTGCCCGGCTTCGGCATCATCAGCCACGTCATCTCGACCTTCGCCAAGAAACCGATCTTCGGCTACCTGCCGATGGTCCTGGCCATGGCCGCGATCGGCATCCTGGGCTTCGTGGTCTGGGCGCATCACATGTACACGGCCGGCATGTCGCTGACCCAGCAGGCCTATTTCATGCTGGCGACCATGACCATCGCCGTGCCCACGGGCATCAAGGTGTTCTCGTGGATCGCGACCATGTGGGGCGGCTCGATCGAGTTCAAGACGCCGATGCTCTGGGCCTTCGGCTTCCTGTTCCTGTTCACCGTCGGCGGCGTGACCGGCGTGGTGCTGAGCCAGGCGCCGCTGGACCGGGTCTATCACGACACCTATTACGTCGTGGCGCATTTCCACTACGTGATGTCGCTGGGTGCGGTCTTCGGTATCTTCGCCGGGGTCTATTACTGGATCGGCAAGATGTCGGGCCGGCAATACCCGGAATGGGCGGGCAAGCTGCATTTCTGGATGATGTTCCTCGGCTCGAACATGATCTTCTTCCCGCAGCACTTCCTGGGCCGCCAGGGCATGCCGCGCCGCTATATCGACTATCCGGTCG is a genomic window containing:
- the ctaD gene encoding cytochrome c oxidase subunit I — translated: MADAAVHGHGDHHDTRGFFTRWFMSTNHKDIGILYLFTAGIVGLISVCFTVYMRMELQHPGVQYMCLEGARFIADAAAECTPNGHLWNVMITYHGVLMMFFVVIPALFGGFGNYFMPLHIGAPDMAFPRLNNLSYWMYVCGVALGLASLLSPGGSDQAGSGVGWVLYPPLSTTEAGYSMDLAIFAVHVSGASSILGAINIITTFLNMRAPGMTLFKVPLFAWSVFITAWLILLSLPVLAGAITMLLMDRNFGTHFFDPAGGGDPVLYQHILWFFGHPEVYIIILPGFGIISHVISTFAKKPIFGYLPMVLAMAAIGILGFVVWAHHMYTAGMSLTQQAYFMLATMTIAVPTGIKVFSWIATMWGGSIEFKTPMLWAFGFLFLFTVGGVTGVVLSQAPLDRVYHDTYYVVAHFHYVMSLGAVFGIFAGVYYWIGKMSGRQYPEWAGKLHFWMMFLGSNMIFFPQHFLGRQGMPRRYIDYPVEFAYWNNISSIGAYISFASFLLFIGIVFYTLFAGKRVNVPNYWNEHADTLEWTLPSPPPEHTFEQLPKREDWDRSHAH